One genomic window of Punica granatum isolate Tunisia-2019 chromosome 1, ASM765513v2, whole genome shotgun sequence includes the following:
- the LOC116187857 gene encoding mitochondrial adenine nucleotide transporter ADNT1 — translation MASEDVKTSEKAVSTFVNLAEEAKLAREGVKAPSYAVLSICKSLFAGGVAGGVSRTAVAPLERLKILLQVQNPHNIKYNGTIQGLKYIWRTEGFRGLFKGNGTNCARIVPNSAVKFFSYEQASKSILLLYQQKTGNEDAQLTPLLRLGAGACAGIIAMSATYPMDMVRGRLTVQTERSPYQYRGMVHALSTILREEGPRALYKGWLPSVIGVVPYVGLNFAVYESLKDWLVKTRPFGLVENSELSVTTRLACGAIAGTVGQTVAYPLDVIRRRMQMVGWKDAASIIRGDGVAKAAPEYNGMIDAFRKTVQYEGFGALYKGLVPNSVKVVPSIAIAFVTYEVVKDVLGVEIRISD, via the exons ATGGCCTCGGAGGATGTGAAGACGAGCGAGAAGGCGGTCTCCACCTTTGTTAACCTCGCGGAGGAGGCGAAGCTCGCCAGGGAGGGCGTCAAGGCCCCCAGCTACGCCGTGCTCAGCATCTGCAAGTCCCTCTTCGCTGGTGGAGTTGCCGGTGGAGT GTCACGGACAGCTGTTGCGCCATTGGAGCGCTTGAAGATATTGCTGCAG GTCCAGAATCCCCATAACATAAAGTACAATGGAACGATTCAGggattaaaatatatttggaGAACTGAAGGGTTCCGTGGATTATTTAAAGGCAATGGCACTAATTGTGCCCGAATTGTCCCAAACTCTGCAGTCAAGTTCTTCAGCTACGAGCAAGCTTCTAA ATCAATATTGTTGCTGTATCAGCAGAAAACTGGGAACG AAGATGCTCAGCTCACTCCTCTTCTACGCCTTGGAGCTGGAGCTTGTGCTGGTATTATTGCTATGTCAGCTACTTATCCCATGGATATGGTTAGGGGTAGATTGACTGTTCAG ACAGAGAGGTCCCCCTATCAGTACAGAGGAATGGTCCATGCTCTATCAACTATTCTTCGAGAAGAAGGACCCCGAGCTTTATACAAAGGCTGGCTTCCTTCTGTTATTGGAGTG GTTCCTTATGTGGGCCTCAACTTTGCTGTTTATGAATCTTTAAAGGACTGGTTAGTCAAAACAAGGCCATTTGGACTTGTTGAAAATTCTGAGTTGAGTGTCACGACAAGGCTAGCCTGTGGAGCTATTGCCGGAACTGTTGGGCAAACTGTTGCTTATCCTCTCGATGTGATACGACGAAGAATGCAAATGGTGGGGTGGAAGGATGCTGCTTCCATCATCAGAGGTGATGGGGTGGCTAAGGCGGCTCCTGAATATAATGGCATGATTGACGCATTCAGGAAGACTGTTCAGTATGAGGGCTTTGGAGCACTCTACAAGGGCCTCGTTCCAAATTCAGTGAAG GTGGTCCCGTCCATTGCGATTGCGTTCGTGACATACGAGGTGGTGAAGGACGTCTTAGGAGTTGAAATCAGAATATCAGACTGA
- the LOC116192244 gene encoding tubulin gamma-1 chain isoform X1 yields the protein MPREIITLQVGQCGNQIGMEFWKQLCLEHGISKEGILEDFATQGGDRKDVFFYQADDQHYIPRALLIDLEPRVINGIQNSEYRNLYNHENIFVADHGGGAGNNWASGYHQGKGVEEDIMDMIDREADGSDSLEGFVLCHSIAGGTGSGMGSYLLETLNDRYSKKLVQTYSVFPNQMETSDVVVQPYNSLLTLKRLTLNADCVVVLDNTALNRIAVDRLHLSNPTFAQTNSLVSTVMSASTTTLRYPGYMNNDLVGLLASLIPTPRCHFLMTGYTPLTVERQANVIRKTTVLDVMRRLLQTKNIMVSSYARNKEASQAKYISILNIIQGEVDPTQVHESLQRIRERKLVNFIEWGPASIQVALSRKSPYVQTAHRVSGLMLASHTSIRHLFSKCLNQYEKLRKKQAFLDNYRKFPMFADNDLSEFDESRDIIESLVDEYKACESPDYIKWGMEDPDHVLTGEGNAMGTVDPKLAV from the exons ATGCCGAGGGAAATCATAACTCTGCAGGTGGGGCAATGCGGGAACCAGATCGGGATGGAGTTCTGGAAGCAGCTCTGCCTCGAGCACGGCATCAGCAAGGAAGGCATCCTCGAGGACTTCGCCACCCAG GGAGGTGATCGTAAAGATGTTTTCTTCTATCAAGCTGATGATCAGCATTATATTCCACGTGCCTTGCtgatagatttggagcctAGAGTAATTAATGGCATCCAGAACAGCGAGTACCGAAATCTCTACAATCATGAGAATATATTTGTCGCAGACCATGGTGGAGGTGCCGGAAATAACTGGGCTAGTGGATATCACCAG GGGAAGGGTGTTGAAGAAGATATAATGGACATGATTGATAGAGAAGCAGATGGTAGCGATAGCCTTGAGGGTTTTGTACTTTGTCATTCTATTGCTGGAGGAACTGGCTCAG gCATGGGTTCATATCTATTGGAAACGCTTAATGATCGTTACAGCAAAAAGCTTGTTCAGACATACAGTGTATTTCCTAATCAGATGGAGACAAGTGATGTTGTAGTGCAGCCTTATAACTCACTGTTGACACTCAAGCGCCTCACACTCAATGCCGACTGTGTTGTTGTTCTCGATAATACGGCTTTGAACAGAATTGCTGTGGATCGCCTTCACTTGAGTAACCCAACATTTGCTCAAACTAATTCACTGGTATCAACCGTAATGTCTGCAAGTACAACTACATTGCGGTATCCAGGATACATGAATAATGACTTGGTTGGCCTTCTTGCCTCGCTAATTCCAACACCAAGATGCCATTTTCTAATGACTGGTTATACACCACTTACTGTTGAGCGTCAG GCTAATGTGATAAGGAAAACCACAGTGCTGGATGTTATGAGAAGACTTCTGCAg ACGAAAAATATAATGGTCTCATCTTATGCACGGAACAAAGAAGCCAGTCAAGCGAAATACATATCTATACTTAATATCATTCAAGGAGAAGTCGACCCTACTCAG GTCCATGAAAGCTTGCAGAGGATACGCGAAAGGAAGCTTGTCAATTTCATTGAGTGGGGCCCTGCAAGTATTCAG GTTGCTCTATCCCGAAAATCTCCATATGTTCAAACTGCTCATAGG GTGAGTGGTCTGATGCTGGCCAGTCATACAAGTATACGGCATCTCTTCAGCAAGTGTCTCAACCAGTATGAGAAGCTGAGGAAGAAACAAGCTTTCCTTGATAATTATCGCAAGTTCCCGATGTTTGCT GATAACGATCTCTCAGAATTTGATGAATCGAGAGATATAATAGAGAGTTTGGTTGATGAGTACAAGGCCTGTGAGTCTCCCGATTACATCAAGTGGGGAATGGAG GACCCTGATCATGTTCTTACTGGAGAAGGCAATGCTATGGGAACTGTGGATCCCAAATTAGCAGTGTAA
- the LOC116187851 gene encoding tyrosine-protein kinase ABL1-like, with protein MEQFRQIGEALGSLKALMVFCEDIQINLRQCTLLVDMLSSAYEVVAEEMKHNLRFEEKQVKWRILEQPLKELLRVFKEAELYVRSCLETKDWWARAIALYQNADCVELHIHNLLCCMPIVIEAIEIAGEMAGWDHDEMQKKRLVYTRKYQKEWKDPKLFQWKYGKQYLITPEFCRLLEAVWKEDRWILLNKVREKSHSGPTTKQEQRLNDLLSRNLDISEPSNWKLLPSSVLLGSKDYQVRRRLGCGGGHKEILWLGESFAMRHIIGNIEPLAPEISTLHSLSHPNIMHLLCSFMDEEKKECFLIMELMNRDLGSYIKEICGPRKRIPFSLPVALDLMLQIARGMEYLHHKKMYHGDLTPCNILVKARGNSSEGYLHAKVSGFGLSQVKSSHQKSPLTHSASLPFIWHAPEVLAEGEEAGGPGHSKYNEKSDVYSYAMICFELLTGKTPFEDAHLQGDKMSRNIRAGERPLFPFHCPKYLINLTKRCWHTDQTQRPSFSSICRILRYVKRFLAMNPEHSIQSDPPMPLVDYSDIESRLLRKFPSWDGPNLLPVSEIPFQMFVYRVVEREKVCASLKGDSESGSDSASVGGDENMLTGDDPFLSMAERKLSISPEPPNKNLLLLKRSPDAKTGKQPGTPRGRLLRPPQITSGSRTMRMNSEGQLLTMSPKIRRSSSSGHASDSELP; from the exons ATGGAACAATTCCGGCAGATAGGCGAGGCCCTAGGAAGCCTGAAGGCGTTGATGGTGTTCTGTGAAGATATCCAAATAAACCTGAGGCAATGCACCTTGTTGGTGGACATGCTGAGCTCCGCTTACGAGGTTGTGGCGGAAGAGATGAAGCATAACCTGAGGTTCGAGGAGAAGCAGGTGAAATGGAGGATCCTTGAGCAGCCGCTGAAGGAGCTTCTCAGGGTTTTCAAGGAAGCAGAGCTCTACGTTAGATCCTGCCTCGAGACTAAGGACTGGTGGGCCAGGGCGATTGCCCTTTACCAGAACGCCGACTGCGTCGAGCTTCATATCCACAATTTGTTGTGCTGCATGCCAATCGTGATAGAGGCGATCGAGATAGCGGGGGAAATGGCAGGGTGGGACCACGACGAGATGCAGAAGAAGAGGCTCGTCTACACCAGGAAGTACCAGAAGGAGTGGAAGGACCCGAAGCTTTTCCAGTGGAAATACGGGAAGCAGTATCTCATCACGCCCGAGTTCTGCAGGTTGTTGGAGGCGGTTTGGAAAGAAGACCGGTGGATTCTCCTCAACAAAGTTCGGGAGAAGAGCCATTCAGGCCCAACCACGAAGCAGGAGCAGCGACTGAATGATCTCCTCTCCCGGAACTTGGACATATCGGAGCCCTCGAATTGGAAACTCCTGCCTAGCTCAGTCTTGTTGGGCTCCAAGGATTACCAAGTGAGGAGGCGGCTCGGGTGTGGAGGTGGGCATAAAGAAATCCTTTGGTTGGGCGAGAGCTTCGCTATGAGACATATTATCGGGAATATCGAGCCCTTGGCTCCCGAGATCTCGACTCTCCATTCTCTTTCCCACCCGAACATAATGCACTTGCTCTGCAGCTTCATGGatgaggagaagaaggagTGCTTTCTTATTATGGAGCTAATGAACCGAGACCTCGGCAGCTATATCAAGGAGATATGCGGCCCGAGAAAAAGAATCCCGTTTTCTCTTCCAGTTGCTCTTGATTTGATGCTTCAAATCGCTAGAGGAATGGAGTATCTCCACCATAAGAAAATGTACCACGGAGATTTAACTCCTTGTAACATCCTGGTGAAAGCAAGAGGAAATTCCTCTGAAGGGTACTTGCACGCGAAggtctcgggcttcggcttatCGCAGGTGAAAAGCTCACACCAGAAGTCGCCTTTGACTCATAGCGCGTCCCTCCCATTCATCTGGCATGCCCCAGAGGTGCTCGCCGAGGGAGAAGAGGCAGGAGGTCCTGGGCATAGCAAGTACAATGAGAAGTCTGATGTTTATAGCTACGCGATGATCTGCTTTGAGCTCCTCACTGGCAAAACACCATTTGAGGATGCGCATCTTCAAGGGGACAAGATGAGCCGAAACATCAGGGCAGGTGAACGGCCCCTGTTCCCTTTCCACTGCCCGAAATACCTCATAAACTTGACAAAACGATGCTGGCATACCGATCAGACTCAGAGACCAAGCTTCTCATCCATATGTAGAATACTCCGGTACGTGAAACGTTTCCTCGCAATGAATCCTGAACACAGCATCCAATCAGACCCACCAATGCCGTTGGTGGATTACTCCGATATAGAATCGAGGCTTTTAAGGAAGTTTCCTTCCTGGGATGGCCCGAACCTACTCCCAGTGTCAGAAATCCCGTTCCAAATGTTTGTTTATAGGGTGGTGGAGAGGGAGAAAGTGTGTGCCAGCCTTAAAGGGGACTCGGAATCAGGAAGCGACAGTGCTTCGGTTGGTGGGGATGAGAACATGCTCACGGGAGATGATCCTTTCCTTTCGATGGCCGAAAGGAAGTTATCCATTTCTCCCGAGCCTCCGAACAAGAACTTGCTGTTGTTGAAAAGATCACCAGATGCCAAAACCGGCAAACAACCAG GGACACCAAGAGGACGATTACTGAGACCTCCACAGATAACTTCAGGAAGCCGAACCATGAGAATGAATTCTGAGGGTCAGCTGCTGACCATGAGCCCCAAGATAAGGCGATCGTCCTCATCGGGTCATGCCTCAGACTCGGAGCTTCCCTAG
- the LOC116192244 gene encoding tubulin gamma-1 chain isoform X2, with protein MPREIITLQVGQCGNQIGMEFWKQLCLEHGISKEGILEDFATQGGDRKDVFFYQADDQHYIPRALLIDLEPRVINGIQNSEYRNLYNHENIFVADHGGGAGNNWASGYHQGKGVEEDIMDMIDREADGSDSLEGFVLCHSIAGGTGSGMGSYLLETLNDRYSKKLVQTYSVFPNQMETSDVVVQPYNSLLTLKRLTLNADCVVVLDNTALNRIAVDRLHLSNPTFAQTNSLVSTVMSASTTTLRYPGYMNNDLVGLLASLIPTPRCHFLMTGYTPLTVERQANVIRKTTVLDVMRRLLQTKNIMVSSYARNKEASQAKYISILNIIQGEVDPTQVHESLQRIRERKLVNFIEWGPASIQVALSRKSPYVQTAHRVSGLMLASHTSIRHLFSKCLNQYEKLRKKQAFLDNYRKFPMFADPDHVLTGEGNAMGTVDPKLAV; from the exons ATGCCGAGGGAAATCATAACTCTGCAGGTGGGGCAATGCGGGAACCAGATCGGGATGGAGTTCTGGAAGCAGCTCTGCCTCGAGCACGGCATCAGCAAGGAAGGCATCCTCGAGGACTTCGCCACCCAG GGAGGTGATCGTAAAGATGTTTTCTTCTATCAAGCTGATGATCAGCATTATATTCCACGTGCCTTGCtgatagatttggagcctAGAGTAATTAATGGCATCCAGAACAGCGAGTACCGAAATCTCTACAATCATGAGAATATATTTGTCGCAGACCATGGTGGAGGTGCCGGAAATAACTGGGCTAGTGGATATCACCAG GGGAAGGGTGTTGAAGAAGATATAATGGACATGATTGATAGAGAAGCAGATGGTAGCGATAGCCTTGAGGGTTTTGTACTTTGTCATTCTATTGCTGGAGGAACTGGCTCAG gCATGGGTTCATATCTATTGGAAACGCTTAATGATCGTTACAGCAAAAAGCTTGTTCAGACATACAGTGTATTTCCTAATCAGATGGAGACAAGTGATGTTGTAGTGCAGCCTTATAACTCACTGTTGACACTCAAGCGCCTCACACTCAATGCCGACTGTGTTGTTGTTCTCGATAATACGGCTTTGAACAGAATTGCTGTGGATCGCCTTCACTTGAGTAACCCAACATTTGCTCAAACTAATTCACTGGTATCAACCGTAATGTCTGCAAGTACAACTACATTGCGGTATCCAGGATACATGAATAATGACTTGGTTGGCCTTCTTGCCTCGCTAATTCCAACACCAAGATGCCATTTTCTAATGACTGGTTATACACCACTTACTGTTGAGCGTCAG GCTAATGTGATAAGGAAAACCACAGTGCTGGATGTTATGAGAAGACTTCTGCAg ACGAAAAATATAATGGTCTCATCTTATGCACGGAACAAAGAAGCCAGTCAAGCGAAATACATATCTATACTTAATATCATTCAAGGAGAAGTCGACCCTACTCAG GTCCATGAAAGCTTGCAGAGGATACGCGAAAGGAAGCTTGTCAATTTCATTGAGTGGGGCCCTGCAAGTATTCAG GTTGCTCTATCCCGAAAATCTCCATATGTTCAAACTGCTCATAGG GTGAGTGGTCTGATGCTGGCCAGTCATACAAGTATACGGCATCTCTTCAGCAAGTGTCTCAACCAGTATGAGAAGCTGAGGAAGAAACAAGCTTTCCTTGATAATTATCGCAAGTTCCCGATGTTTGCT GACCCTGATCATGTTCTTACTGGAGAAGGCAATGCTATGGGAACTGTGGATCCCAAATTAGCAGTGTAA